One Gimesia sp. genomic window carries:
- a CDS encoding DUF6188 family protein yields the protein MKTLSYSGRNLLLPLAGDMLVAFQKTGLTGLVFEDNESVRSLIQFEDELQITDLYGSHTLRGTKPGDGFWHAELERLNYLIGFRLTSAVARNDGCLTLEFETGARLEVQSTTGYEAWHFQCPLPQTPTKQHPISVYGDHGKLIISS from the coding sequence ATGAAAACGCTCAGCTATAGCGGACGCAATCTGCTGCTGCCCCTCGCCGGTGATATGTTGGTCGCATTTCAGAAGACCGGACTGACGGGTCTGGTCTTTGAAGACAATGAATCGGTGCGATCTCTGATCCAGTTTGAGGACGAACTGCAAATTACGGATCTCTACGGTTCGCACACGCTGCGCGGGACAAAGCCTGGGGACGGATTCTGGCATGCGGAGCTGGAACGGCTCAACTATCTGATTGGCTTCCGGCTGACGTCAGCAGTTGCCCGGAATGATGGTTGTTTGACATTGGAGTTTGAAACCGGAGCCCGTCTGGAAGTACAATCGACAACCGGTTACGAAGCCTGGCATTTTCAGTGTCCGCTGCCACAGACTCCAACGAAGCAACATCCCATTTCCGTCTACGGAGATCACGGAAAACTGATTATTTCGTCCTAA
- a CDS encoding NUDIX domain-containing protein, giving the protein MQIRNKVIISVIHQGQVLLAEGYDPHREFLFYIPVGGGVEFGETLVAAAKRELFEELGITAHALQFLGFHESHFEYQGIPEHEIMFHYLCSIDDSVRDALPETGTESDGVPFKVLWFSRDELATVKQQLVPPGIYEPLQSQLQ; this is encoded by the coding sequence ATGCAGATCCGTAACAAAGTCATCATCTCCGTGATCCATCAGGGGCAGGTTCTGCTGGCAGAAGGCTATGATCCGCACCGCGAGTTTCTGTTCTATATTCCCGTGGGTGGCGGTGTGGAGTTCGGCGAGACCCTGGTAGCAGCCGCGAAACGGGAACTGTTTGAAGAACTGGGCATCACAGCGCACGCGCTGCAGTTCCTCGGTTTTCATGAATCCCACTTTGAATATCAAGGGATTCCGGAACATGAAATCATGTTCCACTATCTCTGCTCGATCGACGACTCAGTGCGCGACGCATTGCCGGAAACCGGAACGGAATCGGATGGAGTACCCTTCAAAGTGTTGTGGTTTTCGCGGGACGAACTGGCGACGGTCAAACAGCAACTGGTGCCACCCGGGATTTATGAACCGCTCCAATCTCAGTTGCAGTAG
- a CDS encoding macro domain-containing protein, translated as MNVEIVSGNILEQPVEVIVNSWNRNVIPWWLLLPQGVSGAIKKQGGSTPFKEVAKQGAIPLGEARLTSAGRLPYRGIIHVAGINLLWFATEYSVTQSVINAMKLVDEHEFQSVAFPLIGSGSGNRGKDWSLGVMQRALAKIDSPAQVRIVKFEPHSSPAST; from the coding sequence ATGAATGTGGAAATTGTCAGCGGGAATATTCTTGAGCAACCTGTGGAAGTGATCGTCAACAGCTGGAACCGCAACGTGATTCCCTGGTGGCTGTTGTTACCTCAAGGCGTTTCGGGGGCGATCAAGAAACAGGGAGGATCGACGCCGTTTAAAGAGGTCGCGAAACAAGGCGCGATCCCCCTGGGAGAAGCCCGGCTGACGTCCGCGGGACGATTGCCTTATCGCGGTATCATCCATGTCGCCGGGATCAACCTGCTCTGGTTCGCAACCGAGTACTCGGTTACGCAGTCCGTCATCAACGCGATGAAGCTGGTCGACGAACATGAATTCCAGAGCGTCGCCTTTCCCCTGATCGGTTCGGGGTCCGGGAATCGGGGCAAAGACTGGTCGCTCGGCGTCATGCAACGTGCCCTGGCGAAGATCGACAGTCCCGCGCAGGTCAGGATTGTCAAATTTGAACCGCATTCGAGTCCTGCATCGACCTGA
- a CDS encoding alpha-ketoglutarate-dependent dioxygenase AlkB, with protein MNRIRVLHRPEYRDANADCSARANRIGGNPVYHAEWKIKAVSLRRWSVAGTAIGLTSIQRRQSAMPEPQLKLIPAFLDQPTELFTLLREQVVWDERMKARKTASFGVAYNYSRITYPWTVMLPALEPVCERIAEEIGFLPNNCLLNYYADGRSTMGYHSDSTEELQAGTGVVIVSLGATRAISFRSRQDPQEKYSYELQNGDLLYMRNEIQDDWQHAIPRDADAGPRISLTFREIAD; from the coding sequence TTGAACCGCATTCGAGTCCTGCATCGACCTGAGTACCGGGATGCGAATGCAGACTGTTCTGCCAGGGCGAACCGAATCGGTGGAAATCCGGTCTATCATGCAGAATGGAAAATCAAAGCGGTTTCACTGCGACGCTGGTCAGTTGCTGGGACAGCGATTGGACTGACCAGTATTCAACGGAGACAATCTGCCATGCCGGAACCACAGCTGAAGCTCATTCCCGCCTTTCTGGATCAGCCGACGGAGTTATTTACGTTGCTGCGTGAGCAGGTCGTCTGGGATGAGAGAATGAAAGCCCGTAAGACTGCCAGCTTTGGTGTGGCTTACAACTATTCGCGAATCACTTATCCGTGGACCGTCATGCTACCCGCGTTAGAACCGGTCTGTGAGCGCATCGCGGAGGAGATCGGTTTTCTGCCTAATAACTGCCTGCTGAATTATTACGCCGACGGAAGGTCCACGATGGGCTATCACAGCGATTCTACCGAGGAGCTGCAGGCGGGGACCGGTGTAGTCATTGTTTCGCTGGGGGCGACCAGAGCGATTTCGTTTCGCAGCAGACAGGATCCGCAAGAAAAGTATTCCTACGAATTACAAAACGGCGATCTGTTGTATATGCGGAATGAGATCCAGGACGATTGGCAGCACGCGATTCCTCGCGACGCGGACGCCGGTCCGCGGATCAGTCTCACATTTCGCGAGATTGCCGACTGA
- a CDS encoding SMC-Scp complex subunit ScpB, whose translation MSQEEETPADDDRLSSEDDFLAAFSSSGQVDEEIDADYERTLEALEAVERDLELPEEPETDEPVAAAAVKTSSQTATKRETRIPPRAIIEAALFVGGKPLTTKKLCSLLNDEYSTSYVDDLLDDLNRQYNDEARPYEIRMEEGGYRLILRHDFERIRNRVYGFGPKEVKLTQDALEVLALVAYRQPITKDEIIAAGKDKAAGILRQLIRRELIAIERNEDKKAEVKYITTSRFLQVFGLGNIEELPYSESLNHK comes from the coding sequence ATGTCCCAGGAAGAAGAAACCCCTGCCGACGACGATCGGCTCTCCAGCGAAGATGACTTTCTGGCTGCCTTTTCGTCATCAGGTCAGGTCGATGAAGAAATCGACGCCGACTACGAAAGGACGCTCGAAGCACTGGAAGCCGTCGAACGGGACCTGGAGCTCCCCGAAGAACCTGAGACAGACGAGCCTGTCGCAGCGGCTGCCGTCAAAACCAGTTCCCAGACCGCCACCAAACGGGAAACCCGGATCCCCCCGCGTGCTATCATCGAAGCCGCGCTGTTTGTCGGCGGCAAACCACTGACCACGAAGAAACTCTGCTCACTGCTGAACGACGAGTACTCGACATCTTACGTCGACGATCTGCTCGACGATCTGAACCGCCAGTACAACGACGAGGCCCGCCCGTACGAAATCCGCATGGAGGAGGGGGGCTATCGCCTGATTCTCCGTCACGACTTCGAACGCATCCGCAACCGCGTGTATGGTTTCGGCCCTAAGGAGGTCAAGCTGACCCAGGACGCGCTGGAAGTCCTCGCGCTGGTCGCTTATCGCCAGCCGATCACCAAGGACGAGATCATCGCCGCCGGCAAAGACAAGGCGGCCGGCATCCTGCGTCAGTTGATCCGTCGCGAACTGATTGCCATTGAGCGCAACGAAGACAAGAAAGCCGAAGTCAAATACATCACAACCAGCCGCTTCCTGCAGGTCTTCGGCCTGGGTAACATCGAAGAACTGCCTTACAGCGAATCGCTGAATCACAAATAG